The Pseudobdellovibrionaceae bacterium genome contains a region encoding:
- a CDS encoding DUF2817 domain-containing protein has translation MCFELLPHGQIFHLGESRATDGRAFPLIALSFGSQDPQAPTLLLNGGAHGLERIGSQVVLAFLTSFGEMILWDRLLREALKNIRIIFLPILNPLGVLDRRRANPNGVDLMRNSPLDSHEAAFLLGGHRISPRLPWYRGESAERLEPETQALLNLMESHMLEAPRLITMDFHSGFGVKDQIWFPWAGKKEPFPNLAEMYALKEAFERTHPHHVYRIEPQSLNYLTQGDIWDHFYIKHRTLHEGRGVYLPLTMEMGSWAWVKKNPLQLMSVLGPYNPMKPHRLKRILRRHNTIFDFMVRAMVSPEVWIPAIDEQRQKYHDRAISEWYSQLEKGNAK, from the coding sequence TTGTGCTTCGAGCTTCTGCCCCACGGGCAGATCTTCCATCTGGGGGAATCGCGCGCGACGGATGGCCGCGCCTTCCCTTTGATCGCCCTCAGCTTCGGGAGCCAAGATCCCCAAGCGCCGACCCTTCTTCTGAATGGCGGCGCGCACGGCCTGGAACGTATCGGCTCGCAGGTCGTCCTCGCTTTCCTGACTTCCTTTGGCGAGATGATCCTGTGGGACCGCCTGCTGCGCGAAGCCCTAAAGAACATCCGCATCATCTTTCTGCCGATCCTCAACCCCTTGGGCGTGCTGGACCGTCGGCGCGCAAATCCCAACGGCGTCGATCTGATGCGCAACTCGCCGCTCGACAGCCACGAAGCCGCCTTCCTGTTGGGCGGTCACCGGATCAGCCCGCGCCTTCCCTGGTACCGCGGCGAAAGCGCCGAACGGCTCGAGCCCGAAACGCAAGCGCTGCTGAATCTGATGGAAAGCCACATGCTCGAGGCGCCCCGCCTGATCACCATGGATTTTCACTCGGGCTTCGGCGTGAAGGACCAGATCTGGTTTCCGTGGGCCGGCAAAAAAGAACCCTTCCCGAACCTGGCCGAGATGTACGCGCTGAAAGAAGCGTTTGAACGCACGCATCCGCACCACGTCTACCGGATCGAACCGCAGAGCTTGAACTACCTCACTCAAGGCGACATCTGGGATCACTTCTACATCAAACACCGCACGCTGCACGAGGGTCGCGGCGTTTACCTGCCGCTCACCATGGAGATGGGCTCGTGGGCGTGGGTGAAGAAAAATCCGCTGCAGTTGATGTCGGTGCTGGGTCCCTACAACCCCATGAAGCCCCACCGTCTGAAACGCATCTTACGTCGTCACAACACGATCTTCGATTTCATGGTGCGCGCGATGGTTTCGCCCGAGGTGTGGATCCCCGCCATCGACGAGCAACGCCAGAAGTACCACGACCGCGCGATCAGCGAATGGTACAGCCAACTCGAGAAGGGAAACGCGAAATGA
- a CDS encoding helix-turn-helix transcriptional regulator, protein MKPDQKEILARRVKSERIARNMSQNDLCDATGISRSALSHIENGSANTSMEKLEAIAKAFEISIAELLSPDTETINYEVKTPDQRVNFSQRVRVRMTKMGISTLELARRADILPNTMSNYVNGTRGPDVVGIRKIAAALGVSPEELMSDEVKKLPAITGSSGDADLRRVIASLEAKIDQLAQAVNLLDERQLKSFGQIEMMVRDIAKKRR, encoded by the coding sequence ATGAAGCCTGATCAAAAAGAAATCCTCGCTAGGCGCGTGAAGTCCGAGCGGATCGCGCGCAATATGTCGCAAAACGACCTTTGCGACGCCACGGGGATCAGTCGCAGTGCTCTCTCACATATTGAAAACGGGTCAGCGAACACGTCGATGGAAAAACTCGAAGCGATCGCGAAAGCCTTTGAGATTTCGATCGCGGAACTTCTTTCGCCAGACACCGAGACCATCAACTACGAAGTCAAAACACCGGATCAAAGAGTAAATTTCAGTCAGCGAGTTCGTGTCCGAATGACGAAGATGGGGATCTCTACTCTCGAGCTCGCGCGTAGAGCAGACATTCTACCGAATACGATGTCGAACTACGTGAACGGCACCCGCGGACCCGACGTCGTCGGCATTCGAAAAATCGCTGCCGCTCTCGGAGTGTCGCCCGAAGAACTCATGAGTGACGAAGTGAAAAAGCTGCCGGCGATCACGGGTAGCTCGGGTGATGCAGATTTGCGCAGAGTTATCGCGTCTCTCGAAGCCAAGATCGACCAGCTCGCTCAAGCCGTAAATCTTCTCGATGAGCGCCAACTCAAATCATTCGGGCAAATCGAAATGATGGTGCGGGATATAGCTAAGAAGCGCCGCTAG
- a CDS encoding tyrosine-type recombinase/integrase — translation MTRADGTTGYKVDVTIKGQRIRQVFDKAEAEKLVRAEKQEKLERMLGVKAVERVSEVKLRDLIRGYWDDVVSKRVSSCSRRLCRINLTRFYDYAHGERSVVYVSEVTTSLIWEWRDKLIDDGFKPSTVNYKMNAVRGMFTREVEAKRMKAADNPFDGYSDLKAVSEARMLWKPQWVDLFISHALEPIRSFIEALAGTGMRPIELLSVTWRMVDFDSEILTVRCGKNAGELRSFPLDQHLREVFEAIKPANAGLDERVWKLSYNRMWEIFTELRDELGLPKKLSFYGLRHTFATDLMQENVQVFKVQQLMGHKNVATTMRYVHVQMDDMRNGLKTLRDTRGA, via the coding sequence GTGACCCGCGCAGACGGAACCACTGGCTACAAGGTCGATGTAACGATCAAGGGCCAGCGCATTCGCCAAGTCTTTGACAAGGCGGAAGCGGAGAAGCTCGTGCGCGCGGAGAAACAGGAAAAGCTTGAGCGCATGCTGGGTGTGAAAGCCGTTGAGCGTGTTTCGGAAGTGAAGCTTCGAGACCTGATCCGCGGTTACTGGGACGACGTCGTTTCGAAGCGAGTGTCGTCATGTTCACGCAGGCTTTGCCGCATCAACCTGACGCGGTTCTACGACTACGCTCATGGTGAGCGAAGTGTGGTTTACGTCAGCGAAGTGACGACATCTCTCATCTGGGAGTGGCGCGACAAGCTGATCGACGATGGGTTTAAACCGTCGACTGTGAACTACAAGATGAACGCCGTGCGCGGAATGTTCACGCGTGAAGTTGAAGCGAAGCGCATGAAGGCTGCTGACAATCCGTTTGACGGATACAGCGACCTTAAAGCCGTCAGTGAAGCGAGGATGCTATGGAAGCCACAATGGGTCGACCTGTTCATCTCGCACGCCCTGGAGCCTATTAGGAGCTTTATCGAAGCGCTAGCTGGAACTGGCATGCGTCCGATTGAGCTTTTGAGTGTGACATGGCGGATGGTGGACTTCGACAGCGAGATCTTGACTGTGCGTTGCGGAAAGAATGCCGGCGAACTCCGGTCGTTCCCGCTGGATCAGCATCTGCGCGAAGTATTCGAGGCCATTAAGCCTGCGAACGCTGGCCTAGATGAGCGGGTTTGGAAGCTCTCTTACAATCGCATGTGGGAGATCTTCACCGAACTGCGCGACGAACTGGGACTTCCGAAGAAGCTCTCGTTCTATGGGCTCCGTCACACTTTCGCGACGGACCTCATGCAGGAGAACGTGCAGGTGTTTAAGGTTCAGCAGTTGATGGGGCACAAGAACGTGGCGACCACAATGCGCTACGTCCATGTGCAGATGGATGACATGAGAAACGGACTTAAGACGTTACGAGACACAAGGGGTGCGTGA
- a CDS encoding alpha/beta hydrolase, producing the protein MSVKPRRWILLRGLGRHAGHWGEFLARFKKAFPNDDVETLDLAGNGTEADRTSFRTIEENVADLRARSKLLKKGPVSILAVSMGAMVAVAWADQHPGETRELVLINTSDSRESYFFERLRPRNYLPILKLFKQRGDLMFRERTLLQMTAGELPHLERIAEKQSELPATTPENFLRQLWASSRYSFPKSQPIRRIQFLVADGDSLVHPNCTKRLAVKWNAPLAAHPRADHDLTLIDPDWVIGRVRHFTGKSEIQNETNS; encoded by the coding sequence ATGAGCGTCAAACCCCGTCGCTGGATTTTACTACGTGGACTGGGCCGACACGCCGGACACTGGGGCGAGTTCCTGGCGCGGTTTAAAAAGGCGTTCCCGAATGACGACGTCGAAACCTTGGACCTTGCCGGCAACGGCACCGAAGCCGACCGCACAAGCTTCCGGACCATCGAAGAGAACGTCGCGGATCTGCGCGCGCGTTCGAAACTTCTGAAAAAGGGACCCGTTTCGATCCTGGCGGTCTCGATGGGCGCGATGGTCGCCGTCGCCTGGGCCGATCAACATCCCGGCGAAACGCGCGAACTCGTTTTGATCAACACCAGCGACAGCCGTGAATCCTACTTCTTCGAGCGCCTGCGCCCGCGGAACTATCTGCCCATCTTGAAGCTCTTCAAGCAGCGGGGCGATTTGATGTTCCGCGAACGCACGCTTTTACAAATGACGGCCGGGGAGCTTCCGCACCTTGAGCGTATCGCCGAAAAACAGTCCGAACTCCCCGCGACGACGCCCGAAAACTTCCTGCGCCAGCTCTGGGCTTCTAGCCGTTACAGCTTCCCCAAATCCCAACCCATCCGCCGCATCCAATTTTTGGTGGCCGACGGCGACTCTTTGGTCCATCCGAACTGCACCAAAAGATTGGCCGTGAAGTGGAATGCGCCCCTTGCGGCCCACCCCCGGGCCGATCACGATCTCACTTTGATCGACCCCGACTGGGTGATCGGACGCGTTCGTCACTTTACGGGAAAATCCGAGATCCAGAACGAGACGAATTCTTGA
- a CDS encoding YqaJ viral recombinase family protein, translated as MEIVELVQNSEEWKRFRLGKIGGSTAPIIMGVSPYMTPRQLWQCMLGLREWPDFNNPATRRGHEVEPVARARYNIKYERNLQPVVFKSQEYPWAMASLDGFEIAEERIIWECKVVGREVFDLAKTGIVHEQYVPQLEHQLWVAKADVVHFNCVLAEQDEYGKWAITDEAIVKYRSNKAYLERLIQTETEFMERIQTQTEPPLTDRDTLLRTEADVIEVYREMRGLKEQIDELEAKITKLKGVLDPLKARAIQMMKHSREECQGLTLTKQVSFRVDETKLKDLGVSEQAKSPVVSYVLRKRAN; from the coding sequence ATGGAAATCGTCGAACTTGTCCAGAACAGTGAAGAGTGGAAGCGCTTTCGTCTCGGTAAGATCGGCGGGAGTACAGCTCCTATCATCATGGGTGTCTCGCCCTACATGACTCCTCGCCAGCTCTGGCAGTGCATGCTGGGCCTTCGCGAATGGCCGGACTTTAACAATCCGGCAACACGTAGAGGCCACGAGGTCGAGCCCGTCGCACGCGCTCGTTACAACATCAAGTACGAAAGAAACCTTCAGCCTGTGGTCTTCAAATCTCAGGAGTATCCGTGGGCGATGGCGTCCTTGGACGGGTTTGAGATCGCCGAAGAGCGCATCATCTGGGAATGCAAGGTGGTGGGCCGCGAGGTTTTCGATCTCGCAAAAACGGGCATCGTTCACGAGCAGTACGTGCCCCAGCTTGAGCATCAGCTTTGGGTCGCAAAGGCCGACGTCGTTCATTTCAACTGCGTCCTCGCGGAGCAAGACGAGTACGGGAAATGGGCGATCACGGACGAAGCGATTGTGAAGTACCGCTCAAACAAAGCTTATCTTGAAAGACTGATTCAGACGGAGACCGAGTTCATGGAACGCATTCAGACACAAACCGAGCCGCCGCTCACAGACCGCGACACGCTTTTACGGACAGAGGCTGACGTCATCGAAGTCTACCGCGAGATGCGGGGACTCAAAGAGCAGATCGACGAACTGGAAGCGAAGATCACAAAGCTGAAGGGCGTTCTTGATCCGCTGAAAGCCCGCGCGATTCAGATGATGAAGCACAGCCGCGAAGAGTGCCAGGGCCTCACGCTCACAAAGCAAGTGAGCTTTCGCGTGGATGAAACGAAGCTGAAAGACCTGGGCGTCTCGGAGCAGGCGAAGTCCCCGGTTGTCAGTTACGTGCTTAGAAAGCGAGCAAACTAA
- a CDS encoding ATP-binding protein, producing MSILKKATTGTLPKAQVYTIYGPNGVGKTTLASRFPNPVMFDLEDGSQSVGHKDFLRIAKKEIPGLDEYMLALNDIWKDPADRKTLITDSVEALESLIHKSLCKEQGVESIEDIPYGRGNVYAREKMEAIMRLYHRIRDDRGLTVILVGHSIVKSFTDPKANQTYDRYIMRANDKFASIIRDLSDGVFFVNHKVITEKGQNPAKAKAFSTGDRVIHTVWSHAYDAKSRYALPAEINFSLVSVEKAVSELIPKSGEDLVHQINQLKSRVADQDLVQKIDKAITEAGKDDEKLKVIKSRLMELTQTL from the coding sequence GTGTCGATTCTGAAAAAGGCAACGACGGGCACACTGCCGAAGGCTCAGGTTTATACAATCTACGGACCGAACGGTGTCGGTAAAACCACACTCGCGTCTCGCTTCCCTAACCCCGTGATGTTCGATCTTGAAGATGGCAGTCAATCTGTCGGTCACAAGGACTTTTTGCGTATCGCGAAGAAAGAAATTCCTGGTCTCGATGAATACATGCTTGCCTTGAACGACATCTGGAAAGATCCGGCTGATCGCAAAACGCTCATCACAGATTCTGTCGAGGCGCTCGAATCCCTTATTCACAAGTCTCTCTGCAAAGAGCAAGGCGTCGAATCGATTGAAGATATTCCGTATGGAAGAGGTAACGTCTACGCGCGCGAAAAGATGGAGGCAATCATGCGCCTTTATCACCGAATTCGTGATGACCGCGGCCTCACAGTGATTCTTGTTGGTCATTCGATCGTCAAATCATTCACCGACCCTAAGGCGAACCAGACCTACGATCGTTACATCATGCGCGCAAACGACAAGTTCGCATCGATCATTCGAGATTTGTCAGATGGCGTTTTCTTCGTGAACCATAAGGTCATCACCGAGAAAGGCCAGAACCCTGCGAAGGCAAAAGCGTTCTCGACCGGAGACCGCGTGATTCACACGGTGTGGTCGCATGCCTACGATGCGAAGTCTCGCTACGCACTTCCCGCTGAAATTAATTTTTCTTTAGTTTCCGTAGAAAAGGCCGTGTCGGAACTCATTCCTAAATCGGGCGAAGATCTAGTTCATCAGATCAATCAATTAAAGTCTCGTGTAGCCGATCAAGATCTCGTTCAGAAGATCGACAAGGCGATCACCGAGGCTGGCAAAGATGACGAAAAATTAAAAGTTATTAAGTCTCGACTCATGGAACTGACACAGACGCTCTAG